One Streptomyces sp. CG4 genomic window, GGACGCGGACCCCGGACAGGCGTCCCCTACCGAGGAGTTCGCAGACCGTGGTGTCCGTGAGGAGGGGCGTGCCGTGGCGCAGCCGGGCCGACCGGGCGCGGACCCGGCCGGTCTGGGCCCACGGGTGTTCCGTGACCAGCGCGACGACCTCCGCGCCGGCCGTGCGCAGGGTGGCGGCCGCCGTGTAGGAGACGTCCTCGGCGCCGACGACGACCGCGCGGGTGCCGATGTGCTGCCCGAACAGGTGGACCGCCTGCTGGAGTTCACCGGTGGTGTAGACACCGTCGGGGCGGGTGCCGGGCACCAGCCGAGCGGTGCGGGGGCGTTCCCGGGCACCGGTGGCCAGGACGACGGCCCGCGCCTCGATCGTCTCCGGCCCGCCGGGACCGACGGCGGTGAGCACAGGACGGGCACCGGGACCGACAGGGACCGGGCCGGCCGACGCGCACTCCGTTCCCTTCCACCCCGCCGGACGGAAACCGGGACCGGACGGGACCGCGCTCACCGAACCACCAGGGTCCGCTCCCTTCCACCCTTCCGGACGGGAATCGACGCCGGACGAAACCGCGCTCACCGAACCACCAGCGTCCGCTCCCTTCCGCACCGCTGGGCGGGTCCCGGCGGCCGCCGGGTGCGCGGCGTCCGTTCCCGCCTCGGGCACCTCCGCCTCCGCCGGATCCGGGCTCGTGCCCGTCTCCGCCCAGTCGAGAACCGTCGTCCCGGTCCGGATGACGGCGCCGGCCCGCTCGGCGGCCTCCGTCAGCAGACGGGCGTACCGCGGGCCGGTCAACGGGCGGGTCCAGGTGCCGAAGCCGCCGTGCGCACAGTGCCGCGGAACTCCGCCGGGCTGCTGCTCCCGCTCCAGCACCTCCACCCGCCCGACCCCTGCGGCGGCCAGCCGCGCGGCGGCGACGAGCCCAGCAGGACCGGCACCGACGACGAGAACGTCCACCCGGCGCAAGTCCGCCCCGCCCAGCCCGGCACTCACCGGACCCCACCTGCCTCCATCACACCCGGCCCCATGTCCGCCACACCCACACCCTCCGCCCAGCACCACCACCAGCACGCCCGACAGCACCGACACCCACGACGAAAACACCGACCCAGCTGAAGCCCACCCCGCCCGACCCAGCACCCGCCGGACCCGGCCTCGTCCCCCTCACACTCGGCCTCGCGACCGTCATGCCCGCCTCCTCCGCCCGACACCGGCATCAGCGAGCCCGGCGGGGCCGATGCCGGCGCCGAGGACGCCGACGCGGTGCGCGGCCGCCCTGCCCGGCCCTGCACCCCTCACACCCGGCTCCACATCCGGCGCACCCAGCCCCACTCCCGTCGCGACCAGCCCCACTCCCGTTCCCGTCATGCCCGCCCCCTCTCCACCAGCTCCCGCACCGCCGCCCCGCAGTAGAAGCCCTGGCAGCGGCCTGCGCGGGCGCGGGTGCGGCGGCGTAGGCCTTCCACGGTGCGGGGCGGGATCGGGGAGGCGAGGGCGTCGCGGATCTCGCCGCGGGAGACCCGCTCGCAGTGGCAGACAAGCGTGCCGTACTCGGGGTCGGCGGCGATGAGTTCGGGGCGCTGGTACGGGCGCGGGAAGGCCTCGCCGAGGTTGGGCATGGTCACCGGCTCCGGCTCGCGCACCGGGCCGAGGCCGAGTCCGCCTGCGGCCAGCAGGCCGGTGACATGGGCGGCGATGGCCATCGAGGCGGTCAGGCCGGTGGAGCGGATGCCGCCGACGGTGACGTACGCCTGCCCAGGGTGGGCGGTGATGCGGTAGTCCTCCTGGCCCGTGGCCGCGCGCAACCCGGCGTAGACGGCGGTGACCTCCTCGTCGAGGAGGGCGGGGAGGATACGGCGGCCCTTGGCCCTGAGGCCGGCCAGGCCGTCGGTGGTGGATCCGGTGGCCCGCTTGTCGTCCAGGTCCTCCGCGGTGGGCCCGAGCAGGACGTTGCCGTAGACGGTGGGCGCGACCAGGACGCCCTTGCCCAGCGCGGTCGGGACGGGCAGGAGGATGTGCCGGACGAGCGGGCGGGCGAACTTGTCGTACACGAGGAGCTGGCCGCGGCGCGGGGTGACGGTGAAGTCCTCGTGGCCGAGCAGCCGGTCGACGGTGTCGGCGTGCAGTCCGGCCGCGTTGACCAGGTGGCGGGCCCGCAGGGGACCGCGGGAGGTGAGCATCCGGTGGCCGTCGGTCTCCCAACCAGCCTGAATGAGCCTGGTGTTGAGGTGCAGATCCACTCCGGCGCGGACCGCCTGGGTGGCGTACGCCAGGGTCGTCGTCCAGGGGCAGATGATGCTCTCGCCGGGTACGTGCAGCGCGCCGAGGGCTCCGGGGCCGAGGTGGGGTTCGCGGGCGTACAGCTCGGCGGGGCCCAGCAGGCGCGTCTCGTGGTGGTCGTTGCGCTCGGCCTTCTCGGCCAGCCGGGGCAGGGCGGCCAGTTGCTCCTCGTCCCAGGCGACCAGCAGGGCGCCGACGCGTTCGACAGGGATGCCGGACTCGGCCGCGTAGGCGCCGAGCCGCTCGTGGCCCTCGCGGACCAGCCGGGCCTCCAGGGTGCCGGGCGCCGCGTCGAAACCGGTGTGCAGGATCGCCGTGTTGGCCTTGGAGGTGCCCTGCCCGACGTCGTCCTGGGCCTCGACGAGGGCGACGCTCAGGCGGGGGTGCCGGGCGAGTTCGCGGGCGAGGGCGCAGCCGACGACGCCGGCGCCGACGATCACGACGTCGTACGTCCGGGTGGGCAGCGGGCCTTCCGCGGTGACGTTGGTGGTGACGGTCATGAGCCGAGCAGGGCGGCGACCGCGGTGCGGAAGCGGGCGCGGCGTTCGGCGGCCTGGTCGGCGGTGCTGCGGGGTTCGTACACGGCGGCGGGCTTCCAGTCGGGCAGGGCCTGGTCGATGCCGAGGCCAGGGTCCGCGCCGAGGCGGGCGAGGGCGGCGGCGCCGAGTGCGGTCGCATCGGGCAGCGCGGACACCTCGACCGGGCGTTGCAGCAGGTCGGCCTGGGTCTGCATGAGGAGTGCCGAGCGGGTCAGGCCGCCGTCGACGCGGAGCGTGTCCAGCGGGGCGCCGAGGTCGGCGGCCGCCGCGTCGGCGAGTTCGGCCACCTGGGCGGCGATGCCCTCGCACAGGGCGCGCACCAGGTGGCCGGGGCCGGTGTCGAGGCCGAGTCCGGTGAGCGAGCCGCGCACCTCGCCGCGCCACCAGGGGGCGGCGAGCCCGGCGAGGGCGGGCACGAAGGTGACGCCGCCGCTGTCGGGGACGGTGCCGCCGACCGGGTCGAGGTCGGCGGCGGAGGAGATGATCCCGAGGTCGGTGAGCCAGCGGACGGCGGAGGCAGCGGTGTAGACCTGGCCGTCCAGGCAGTAGCCGGTGCTTCCGGCGAGCCGCCAGGCCACGCAGCTGGCCAGGCCGGAGGTGCCGCGCCGGGGGCTCTCGCCGGTGTGCGCGAGCAGGAACGCGCCGGTGCCGTAGGTGCACTTGGCGGCGCCGGGTGCGGTGATGCGCTGGGCGAGCAGGGCCGCCTGCTGGTCGACGGCCAGACCGGTGAGCGGGATCTCCGGGCCGAACGCCGTTGTCGTGCCGATGGGCTGGGCGTTGTCGGTGACCTGCGGAAGCCGTTCGTCCGCCAGGCCGTACACCTCCAGCGCCCGCGACGACCACCGCGCGCGGTCCAGGTCGAGGAGCTGGGTACGGCCGGCGGTCGCGGCATCGGTGACGTAGGCGCCGGTGAGACGGTGGACCAGCCAGGCGTCGGAGGTGGTGACGACGCCCTCGCGGGTGCGGTGGCGGCGGATCCAGGCCATCTTGGGCGCGGCGAAGTACGGGTCGAGGGGCAGTCCGGTCAGCTGCCGCAGCTCCTCCGCATGCGGGGCCAGTTCGGCGCACACGGTCTCGGCGCGCCGATCCTGCCACACCAGCGCGTCGGTGAGCGGGCGGCCGTCGGCCGGGTCCCAGGCGAGGACGGTCTCGCCCTGGTTGGCCAGGCCCAGCGCGACGACGTCCACGCCGGCCGCGGCGAGCGCCTGACGGCCGGCGGCGACCACGGAGTCGTACAGCGCCGCCGGGTCCACCTCGACCAGTCCGCCGGGCAGATACCGGGGCCGGACCTCGGCGAAGCCGGAGCCCAGGACGCCGCGTTCCGGGCAGACCACGAGGGCCTTGGTGCCGGACGTGCCCTGATCGACGGCGAGCACCGGACCGGTCATCGCGCCTTCTCCCACTCCGCCACTCCGCCACTCCGCACGGAAGACTCCTGAGTCACCGGAGGCCACACCGCCACCGAAGATCACCGCGTCAGCCTGCCGCCGTGCCGCACCCGGCGTCAAGCACCTCCGGCGGCCACGGACCTCCAACTTGCCTGCATAAATGGTTGAGTTGACAACAATGGCACGGCGGAACCCGCCCCTCTATAGTGACCGCCGACCAGCGCGCCACCCCACATTCGCCGCCCACAGGAGTGCTGTTGCTACGCCACCCCGCCACACCGCCCGTGCGCCCGTGGCCCGGGGCCGCCGGCTGATGGCCAGAGAAGGACCCCGTCCCTCCTACGACCCCGCCGGCCCGGACCAGGCCCTGCGCGCCGCGCTCCAGGACCTGCGCACCGGCCGCTGGATGGCCATGCGCGCGCTGCTCGCGGAGACGGCGCCCGGGTGGCAGTGGACCCAGCGCACCCAGGTCCTCGCGGCGGCCGCGGCCGGCACCGACGTGGTGCGCGCCTGGCTCGCGGAGGACCCGGGCAGCGTCCATGCCGCGGTGATGCACGCACGGGTCGGTGTGGAGCGGGCGCTGCGGGCGCAGCGGGACAAGCATCTGCGCACCCATGAACTGTGGATCGAGGCCTGGGACGCCGCCCAGTCCGCCACCCGGATCGCCCCGAAGGACCCGGTGCCCTGGGTGTGTCTGCTGGCGCTGGCCCAGCTGGATCCCGAGCAGCGCTGGGCGGAGCACCGGGAGGCCGCGCCCGAGGCGTTGCTGCCGCCCGGCCCCTGGGGGCTGCTGGCCGAGGCCGGCCGGCGTGACCCGTACAACCGCGAGGCCCACCACCGGATGCTCCAGTTCCTGTACGCGCGCGGCAGCTCGGGCCGGCTCGCGGAGGCCGCCGGCTACGCACAGTGGGCCGCCGGGCAGGCACCGCCCGGCTCCGCCCTGCATGTGCTGCCGCTGTACGTCCGGGTCGAGCGCTACCGGCGCGACAGCGGGCACGACGCGGCGCTCGACCTGCACTGGGTGGCGGAGGACGCGGCGCGCGAGGCGGAGCGCGCCCTGCGCTCCTGGTTCGAGCTCACCCAGCGCGCCGAGCGCTCCCTGCTGGACCTCAACCATCTGGCGCACGCCCTGTGGGGCTCGCTGCAGTTCCCCGACGCGGCGCGGGTGTTCGACGCCATCGGACCGTACTTCACACCCCCGCCCTGGATGTACCGCACGCCCGACCGGGGCCGTGCCGTGGAGGTCTTCACCCAGGCCCGGGAGCGCTGCCGGGCCGCCGCGGACGGCTCCCGCCCCTGACATACCCCTGACCTGCACATACCCCTGAGAAGTCCCTGAAGAGTTCCGAAGGTCCCTGAACGTGCCCTGTCCTCAAGCCCGTTGACCCGGAGGTCCCCCGCATGTCCCCCACCCCCGAGCCCTCGCCCGCCCCGGGCCTGCGCCAGCAGGACGAGGAGCGGCGGCTGCGCGAACTCGGCTACCGGCCGGTGCTGGCCCGCCGCATGGGCGGTTTCGGCAACTTCGCGATCAGCTTCTCGGTGATCTCGATCCTGTCCGGCTGCATGACCCTGTACGGCTTCGGCCTCAACACCGGCGGCCCGGCCGTGATGCTGTGGGGCTGGGCGGGCGTCGGCCTGTTCGTGCTGTGCGTAGGCCTGGCGCTCGCCGAGGTGACCAGTGCCTATCCGACCTCCGGCGCGCTGTACTACATGGCCGACCGGCTCGGCGGCCGCCGCTGGGGCTGGTACACCGGCTGGCTGAATCTGCTCGGTCTGCTCGGCGCGATCGCCGGCATCGACTACGGCGCCGCGCTGTTCACCGGCGCGTTCGCGAACCTCCAGTGGGGCTTCACGCCGACGCCCGGCAAGACCATGCTGATCTTCTGCGTCATCCTGCTGCTGCACGCGGTGCTGAACCTGTTCGGCGTGCGCCTGGTCAGCCTGCTCAACTCCATCAGCGTGTGGTGGCACCTGGCGGGCGTCGCGCTCATCGTCGGCGCGCTCGCGATCGTCCCCGACCACCATCGGTCGGCGTCCTTCGTGTTCACGAAGTTCGTCAACGAGACCGGCTGGCACAACCCGGTCTACGTGGCGGCCATCGGCCTGCTGCTCGCGCAGTACACCTTCTCCGGCTACGACGCCTCCGCCCACCTGTCGGAGGAGACCTCGCAGGCCTCGGTGTCCGCGGCGCGCGGCATCGTACGGTCCATCTGGGCGTCCTGGATCGCCGGCTTCGTCCTGCTCGCCGGACTGACCTTCGCCATCCAGAACTACGACGCCACGCGCAACACCGCCACGGGCGTGCCGCCCGCGCAGATCCTGCTCGACGGCCTCGGCACGGACGGCGCCAGCGCGCTGCTCCTCGTGGTGATCATCGCCCAGCTGTTCTGCGGCAACGCCGAGGTCGCCGCGGCCAGCCGGATGGTGTTCGCGTTCAGCCGGGACGGCGCGCTGCCCGGCTCGCACCTGTGGCGCACGGTGAGCAGCCGCACCCAGACTCCGGTCGCCGCCGTCTGGCTGGCCGTCGTCGTGGCGGGCGTCCTCGCCCTGCCGTCGCTGTACTCGGCTACGGCGTACAACGCGGTGACCGCCATCAACGTCATCGGCATCACCCCCGCCTACGCCATCCCGGTGCTGCTGCGGCTGCGCGCGGGCGACCGTTTCCAGCCGGGGCCCTGGCAGCTGGGCCGCTGGAGCAGGCCGATCGGCTGGATCGCGGTGATCTGGGTGGCCGGTGTGACCGTGCTGTTCTGTCTGCCGCAGGCCTCGCCGGTCACCGTCGACTCGATGAACTACGCCTCGGTGGCCCTCGCCGTCGTCCTGGTCCTCGCGACCATCTGGTGGTACGTCGCCCGCCGCGCGTACGGCACCCCCACCGCCGCCGCGTACGGCAGCGACCGCGACCAGGCCGAACTCGCGGAGGGCATCATCTGAGCCGGGCTGTCCGACGAGCGCCGGTCCGGGTGCGAACTGGTGTTCCGGATACGGCAGGATGAGCGATCGCGCCGGTCACGGGAGTTCCCCGGCCGGCGCGTTCGCACATCCCGCACATCGACAGGTGACCACGTGACGACACTGCACAACTCCGCAAGCGGCCCATGCCCCGGAGGTGACCGGTGAACCGCGCGCTGACCCTGGACGACCTCGTCCTCGCCGGTGTCTCGGTCGCGGCGGGCCTGCTGCTCGCCTTCCTGTCCCACACCCTGCTGCGCTGGCTGGCCAAGCACGCCAAGCGGACGAAGTGGAGCGGCGACGACGTCATCGTGGACGCGCTGCGCTCGGTCGTGCCGTGGGCGGCCATCGCGGGCGGCGCGGCGGCGGCAGCGGCCGTACTGCCGCTGACGCGTACGGTGCAGCACCACACCGACCAGTTCCTGGAGGTGTGGCTGATCCTGGTGGTGACGCTGTCCGCGGCCCGGGTGATCGCCGGTCTGGTCAGCACGGTCACCCAGTCCCGCTCGGGCGTGGCGGGCTCGGCGACCATCTTCGTCAACATCACCCGCGTGCTGGTCCTGGCGATCGGCTTCCTGGTCGTGCTCCAGACGCTCGGCATCTCCATCGCACCCTTGCTGACCGCCCTCGGCGTCGGCGGCCTGGCGGTGGCCCTCGCTCTCCAGGACACCCTCGCCAACCTCTTCGCGGGCATCCACATCCTGGCCTCCAAGACGGTCCAGCCCGGCGACTACATCCGGCTCAGCAGCGGCGAGGAGGGCTATGTCGTCGACATCAACTGGCGTCAGACGACGGTCCGCCAGCTCTCCAACAACCTGGTGGTCATCCCCAACGGCCAGCTCGCCAAGGCCAACATGACCAACTACACCCATCCCGAGCAGCGGTTGACGATCCCGGTGCAGGCCGGGGTGGGCTACGACGCCGACCTGGAGCACGTGGAGCGGGTGACGGCGGAGGTCGTCGCGGAGGTCATGCGGGAGGTCGAGGGCGCCGTCCCGGACCACGAGCCCGCCATCCGCTTCCACACCTTCGGCGACTCCCGGATCGGCTTCACGGTGATCCTCGGCGTCGGCGAGTTCAGCGACCAGTACCGCATCAAGCACGAGTTCATCAAGCGCCTCCATCGCCGCTACCGCCGGGAGGGCATCAGCATCCCGGCGCCCACCCGCACGGTGTCCCTGCAGCAGGCAGCGGTGGTGATTCCGCAGCAGCGGAGCGGGGAGGACATGGTCTCGGGGTCCGCCGAGTAGCCGGCCCGAGCGCGAGAGGGCGGGCGTGGCCGAGCCCGCCCACGCCCGCCCCGCCGGTCAGAGCGTCGCGGAGTTCTCGTGGCCGGCGGCCGCCGCGCCTGCCGTCCGGGGTGGGCACCCAGGCCGTGTGCGGGAGGGTGCGGCGCGGGTCGGCGGAGTAGGAGACACAGACGGTCGCGGCCGCGGCCGCCGGGAGCGGCCGGGCGGGGGTGATCCAGAGCTTCTCGTCCGCCTGCTCCCAGCCGGCGGGCGGCCGCAGACGGACACGGAGTGGATGTCCAGGCCGAGCGCGTCGAGCGAGAGGCGGGTCAGCTCCCGGGTGGTGGGGATCCTCAGGGTGGCGGTGGAGTCCACCAGCCGGCTCCGCTCGCGCGGGGGGGGACCCCATCGCGTCGCCGCCCTCCTCCGCCTTGCAGCTGGACGCA contains:
- a CDS encoding FAD-dependent oxidoreductase, whose translation is MSAGLGGADLRRVDVLVVGAGPAGLVAAARLAAAGVGRVEVLEREQQPGGVPRHCAHGGFGTWTRPLTGPRYARLLTEAAERAGAVIRTGTTVLDWAETGTSPDPAEAEVPEAGTDAAHPAAAGTRPAVRKGADAGGSVSAVSSGVDSRPEGWKGADPGGSVSAVPSGPGFRPAGWKGTECASAGPVPVGPGARPVLTAVGPGGPETIEARAVVLATGARERPRTARLVPGTRPDGVYTTGELQQAVHLFGQHIGTRAVVVGAEDVSYTAAATLRTAGAEVVALVTEHPWAQTGRVRARSARLRHGTPLLTDTTVCELLGRGRLSGVRVRHREGRTAVLACDTVVFTGDFVPDHELARRGGLALDPGTRGPAVDGTLHTSRPGVFAAGNVLHAVERAGTAAGEGARVAGAVLDFLAGGPWPDPGLPLAAEAPLRWIAPNRVTAHGSPDRYVLRTGAPLTRPLLRVHQDGRLLHSERPRLGTALPNRPLTLTAGWTVHVDPHGGEVRVSVG
- a CDS encoding FGGY family carbohydrate kinase, which translates into the protein MTGPVLAVDQGTSGTKALVVCPERGVLGSGFAEVRPRYLPGGLVEVDPAALYDSVVAAGRQALAAAGVDVVALGLANQGETVLAWDPADGRPLTDALVWQDRRAETVCAELAPHAEELRQLTGLPLDPYFAAPKMAWIRRHRTREGVVTTSDAWLVHRLTGAYVTDAATAGRTQLLDLDRARWSSRALEVYGLADERLPQVTDNAQPIGTTTAFGPEIPLTGLAVDQQAALLAQRITAPGAAKCTYGTGAFLLAHTGESPRRGTSGLASCVAWRLAGSTGYCLDGQVYTAASAVRWLTDLGIISSAADLDPVGGTVPDSGGVTFVPALAGLAAPWWRGEVRGSLTGLGLDTGPGHLVRALCEGIAAQVAELADAAAADLGAPLDTLRVDGGLTRSALLMQTQADLLQRPVEVSALPDATALGAAALARLGADPGLGIDQALPDWKPAAVYEPRSTADQAAERRARFRTAVAALLGS
- a CDS encoding amino acid permease — protein: MSPTPEPSPAPGLRQQDEERRLRELGYRPVLARRMGGFGNFAISFSVISILSGCMTLYGFGLNTGGPAVMLWGWAGVGLFVLCVGLALAEVTSAYPTSGALYYMADRLGGRRWGWYTGWLNLLGLLGAIAGIDYGAALFTGAFANLQWGFTPTPGKTMLIFCVILLLHAVLNLFGVRLVSLLNSISVWWHLAGVALIVGALAIVPDHHRSASFVFTKFVNETGWHNPVYVAAIGLLLAQYTFSGYDASAHLSEETSQASVSAARGIVRSIWASWIAGFVLLAGLTFAIQNYDATRNTATGVPPAQILLDGLGTDGASALLLVVIIAQLFCGNAEVAAASRMVFAFSRDGALPGSHLWRTVSSRTQTPVAAVWLAVVVAGVLALPSLYSATAYNAVTAINVIGITPAYAIPVLLRLRAGDRFQPGPWQLGRWSRPIGWIAVIWVAGVTVLFCLPQASPVTVDSMNYASVALAVVLVLATIWWYVARRAYGTPTAAAYGSDRDQAELAEGII
- a CDS encoding FAD-dependent oxidoreductase codes for the protein MTVTTNVTAEGPLPTRTYDVVIVGAGVVGCALARELARHPRLSVALVEAQDDVGQGTSKANTAILHTGFDAAPGTLEARLVREGHERLGAYAAESGIPVERVGALLVAWDEEQLAALPRLAEKAERNDHHETRLLGPAELYAREPHLGPGALGALHVPGESIICPWTTTLAYATQAVRAGVDLHLNTRLIQAGWETDGHRMLTSRGPLRARHLVNAAGLHADTVDRLLGHEDFTVTPRRGQLLVYDKFARPLVRHILLPVPTALGKGVLVAPTVYGNVLLGPTAEDLDDKRATGSTTDGLAGLRAKGRRILPALLDEEVTAVYAGLRAATGQEDYRITAHPGQAYVTVGGIRSTGLTASMAIAAHVTGLLAAGGLGLGPVREPEPVTMPNLGEAFPRPYQRPELIAADPEYGTLVCHCERVSRGEIRDALASPIPPRTVEGLRRRTRARAGRCQGFYCGAAVRELVERGRA
- a CDS encoding mechanosensitive ion channel family protein, translated to MNRALTLDDLVLAGVSVAAGLLLAFLSHTLLRWLAKHAKRTKWSGDDVIVDALRSVVPWAAIAGGAAAAAAVLPLTRTVQHHTDQFLEVWLILVVTLSAARVIAGLVSTVTQSRSGVAGSATIFVNITRVLVLAIGFLVVLQTLGISIAPLLTALGVGGLAVALALQDTLANLFAGIHILASKTVQPGDYIRLSSGEEGYVVDINWRQTTVRQLSNNLVVIPNGQLAKANMTNYTHPEQRLTIPVQAGVGYDADLEHVERVTAEVVAEVMREVEGAVPDHEPAIRFHTFGDSRIGFTVILGVGEFSDQYRIKHEFIKRLHRRYRREGISIPAPTRTVSLQQAAVVIPQQRSGEDMVSGSAE